The genomic DNA TTCTGCCAATAATTGTTGCTTTTCTTCATAAGCAGATTTTTGATTTTTCCCTTGATAGTAATCTGTCTCGCTGATTTTTTGTTCTTCTTTCAGTTGCTCTAATACTTCTTGCTCTGATACGAGCCTTGTTGAAATTTGATTTTGATACTCTTGCCACTCATTGATCACTGTCTCAAAAGATTGTAGACCAGCCGATTGCTTCTCCTCATAGGAACTAAATTGTCTTTGCAATAAGACTAATTCTTGCTCCAAATGATCCAGTTCTTTTTGCTTGTTCTTGGCTTTTTCTTTCAATTGTTCGGTGAATCGTTGAAAGAATTGTGTACCGAATAAGTTACGTAAAACTGTTTCTTTTTCACTACTAGAGGAAATCAAGAAATTCCGAAATTCTCCTTGCGGCAGTAAGACGATCTGTGAAAATTGCTTCGCATCTAAATTCAATAGTTCTTTGATTTCTTGATCGACTTCACTCCGTTTTGTTAATTGTCGAATTTCTTTTCCTTTTTCATCAAAGATCGTTAAACTTACTTTTGCCGTCTGTTTTCTCATGCCCTCACCCTTGCGTTTAGCTAACAATTGTTCAGGCTTACGTTCGACTTCATACCGCAACTGTTGATGTTCAAACGAAAAAAGGACACTCGTTTCGTCTTCAGGTGTCGCAAATAATGACCGCATCTCTTTGCCAGACCGCAACCTTCCAGATGTTTCTCCAAAAAGCGCATAGGTCATCCCATCAAAAATCGTTGTTTTGCCAGCCCCTGTTTTTCCTGTAATCAAAAACAAGGCCGCTTGGGTCAATTTTGAGAAATCAATCGTTTCATCGATAAATGGGCCAAAATTTTTCAATCGTAATGTCTGTGGTTTCATACTTGATCATTCCGTTTCTGTGAGTTCTTGCAACGTTTCTTCTAACCAGCTCATTTGTTGTTCTGTCATTGGCTCACCCACCATTTCAGTAAAGAACGTTTCCGCGAGTTTTTTTGGTTGCTTGATTTCAAGTGTCTGTCGTTTGCTTGTGGAACGATGCCGTCCATTGACACGTTCGACACCAAGTATTCGAGGATAGATTGCTCGTAATTGGTTCATCATGTTAGGAATAACTGCGCGATCTTTTAAATAAATCTGCAAATAATTTTCTCGGTTGATCGTATGGTAAAAACTTGGGTCTAATAATTCTTTAAAACTAGCAGTTACTTCAGCAATATCATACAAAGGTGTGATTTCTTGAAAATCCAACACCAAGGTGTCAGTTAGATCAACGATCCAGACACCTTTTTTCTGATTGATCTCTGAAAGTGAGAATTTAAGTGGCGAACCACTGTATCTAGCATTTTCTTGCTGCAAGGCTGCTTGATTATGAAGATGTCCTAAAGCGACATAATCAAATGGCTCCAATAGACCGCCTGGAATCGCATCTAGTCCACCCACTTCGATTTTTGTTTCTGAATCTGATTTCTTACTACCTGTCACAAAAAAGTGACTGACTAGCACCTGTTTTTTTGCAGGATCAAAAGCGAGTTGCATCTGGTCAACCACTTTTTCCATTGCTTGTTGGACCGTACGGATCGTATCATCTTCAAAATAACTTCTAGCGGAGATTGGTTCAAAATAAGGCAATAAGAAAAATTGAGTATTTTGATAGTCGATAGGTTGGAAAGATTCAGCAAATCGTGTGTGTAAAAAGAATTTTGTTTGGCTGAACCATTCCGTGCCAGCAGATAATCGAACACTACTATCATGGTTTCCTGAGATAGCGAAAATCGGGAATTTTTCGTTCAGGTTCCAGTCGATCATCAACCGATTGAACATCTCTACGGCTTCTACGGCTGGGATACTTCGATCATAGAGATCACCTGCAATAACGATTGCATCCACTTTTTCCTTTTTCGCAATCGTTAGAATCTCAGATAGTACATGTTCTTGCTCTTTAAGTAAATCATAGCCCTGCAATTTTTTTCCTATATGCCAATCTGCTGTATGTAAAAAACGCATCTCATCACCTCAAAAAAATATCCTTCTTACTATTATAACACTTCCATCAAGGACATGACAGCTAGAATCACTTGCAAAAAGGCGGTTTTATAACAAAAAAAGCGATAAAGAAGCGGTGTCTTAGACAATCCGTTTCTTTTATCGCTCATCGAATAAAGAACAATTATTCTGTTTCATTCTTTTTTATGATCTCATATTTAAAATCAGGATTTACTTCCTTGTCTAGTTTATCAAATGCAGCTTGTGTGCGTCGCTCGATTTCTGCCATTCCTTCCTTGTCAGTTTTTTTGATATCTGACAAGTCGATCGGTTCACCAAAGCGAACAATCACTCGTTTGCGTTTGAATAGATCACCTAGCGTGAGAGGACCTTGATACACAGCTGGAACGATTTTTACTTTGGCCATTTTGGCTATTAACGCCATTCCACCTTTCAACTCGGTCGCATGTCTTGTCCCACTTGGAAACATGATCAATCCTAGATCGGTTGATTTTAGAATCTTGACAGGTGTCTTGATCACACTTGGTCCCGGATTGTCTCTTTTGACTGGGAAAGCATTCGAACGTGTTAAGATGAATCGTAAAACAGGTTTTTTGAACAATTCTTCTTTCGCCATAAAACTAAACGATTTAGGTGATGCAGCAACAGCGAGATACAACGGGTCCCACCAAGTGCGGTGTGGTGCAACAAGTATGTAATTCTCGTCTTTTGGTAAGACTTCTTTATTTTCATAACGGGCATTGCCATTGATAACAGCTAAAATCACTTTAACGAGCCCGCGCATAAATCGATAGAACATATCCTCTTCCTTTCTTTGCTTCTCGTTCCTATAGTATGCCTAAAAAAGACCGATTTGACAAGTTCTCTTGGTTCTTTTGAACAAAAATAGTATACTACATACGATTAGTTTTTTCATTTGGAGGGAATTAGATGCTTCACGAACATGAACGTATTGACCAATTATATGCAAAAGATATTAAGATTATCCAAAGTTCCCAAGTTTTTTCCTTTTCTTTAGATGCCGTATTGCTTGCTCATTTTGCTCGTGCGCCAAAAACAGGACAAATCGTTGACCTTTGTTCGGGGAATGGTGCTGTCGGACTATTTTTAAGCAAACAAACACAGGCAAAGATCGATGCGATCGAACTACAGCCACGCCTAGCCGACATGGCCCGTCGGAGCATTTCATTGAATCATTTAGAACAACAAATGACCGTGCATACGATTGACTTAAAAGAAAGTTTAACGGTTGTCAGACACAACTCTTGTGACTTAGTCGTCTGTAACCCCCCTTACTTCAAAGGCTTACCTACAAATAAAAAAAATCCAAATGAGCATCTAGCAATTGCCCGACATGAAATCCATACAACGTTGGAAGAAGTGATCCAAATCTCCGGCAAGTTATTAAAAACAAATGGTCGCTTGGCTCTGGTACATCGTCCAGAACGCTTCTTAGAGATTTTGACTCTTATGCAAACCTATCAGATTGCACCGAAACGTGTTCAGTTTGTTTATCCTAAAGTAGGCAAGGAAGCAAATATTTTATTGATTGAAGGAATCAAGCAGGGAAAAGCCGATGGTTTCAAAGTTTCTCCACCTTTATTCACCTATGATACGCAAGGTGAGTATACCCCCGAACTTCGTGAGATGCTTTATGGAGAATAACCATTACTTTTATGTGTTGCACTGCCGAGATAATACGTTCTATGGAGGATATACCACCGATTTGGCTCGTCGTTTACAAGAACATAATAATGGTACAGGCGCTAAATACACACGTTTGCAAAAGAGACGTCCTGTAAAAATGATCCATGCAGAAGGATACGCTACAAGAAGTGAAGCCACAAAAGCCGAAGCCGCGTTCAAAAAACAAACACGCCGGCAAAAAGAAACCTATTTGAAGACACATCCTTCTCTTTCTTTACCTGATCAAACGGAGTAAAAAGAATTTTAGAGAAAAAGAATGCCTCAACGAAAGATCGGAGAACGATTTTCGTTGAGGCATTTTTTTGTAAGAGTTATCCTACTGCTCAGGTCAAAACATTGCTGTCACAACCTCAGTTTTTATTCACTCACTTGAGTACTATCAGATAGAGTGTCGCTCGTACTAGTCGAAGAAGTCTCACTCGTTTTGCTTGTCTCTGATTCTTTTGTTCCACCTAATAGTGCTTCACTGACTAGATGGATATAATTCAGCATACCATCTGGATTTGGATGGACTTGATCGTCATAGAACCATTCACTGTGACCATTACTATAACCGTACCAATCGATCACTGTCATGTTGTCATATTTCTTTTCCATTTCTGTGAGCATGGCATTGACTTCATTTTGCCAGCGCTTCGTTGGTACGCGAACATTGACCCAGTAAACTTTACGATCCCCGATCGCGTTCATCAAGCTATCAAATTGCGCCTCAGAAAAAGAGCCATTTGTTCCTAACCCAATTAATACCGTATCTTTCAATAGATCCCTATTTTTCAATTCTTCGATATAAGGAAGGCTTGTGTAGAGTTGACGACCGACATCACCATCTACAACTACTTGCGGATATAGTTCTTTTAAATCTGCCGCAGCATCTAACATGACCGAATCACCAAATGCAGTCAGCTCTAGTTGTTGGGCTTTTTCCCCTTGCGCTTTGGTCAAATCATATTTATCCAAAATCGCTTGGTCGATAGGTGCTACATTATTGCCTTGATTATTCTGACTTTTTTCAGCTAGTTTTTTACTTTCAGCAATATTCTTTTGTAATTGCTCTTGGTCCGCGGTCACAGCATTTTTAGGTGCAGTGACGAACCCGACTAAGGCAATCGCTACGACTAAGGTTCCAGGGACCACCCATGGCTTTTTCCAACTGAAAATAGGTTTGGTGAACCAGCCTTTGACGACGCGAACCGTTTGGCTATAATCAAAGCGTGCCAACGGACGTTCGATAAAGCGATATGACAGTTCACTGATCAATAAAATCAACGTGATCTCAATGACCGTGTGTAATAACACATGATCAGCGATACCTGATACTTTCGCTTCGTAAAAAATCATTACCGGAAATTGGTACAAATAGATCCCATAACTTCGTTTACCGATCCAACTAAAGACCGGATTCGTCAACCAGCGATTCAAGCTCGCACCTGGATGCGCTGTGACTGCCACAAGAACCATACATAAAAGACTGACTAAAAAGAACCCGCCATAATAGATAAAGCTCAAATGGTCATCTAAGAAAAAGAAAAAGAGTATCAACGTGATCAATGAAGTAAAACCCGCTAAATTCAATACTTTCTTTGCTTGTTTAGGGATATTTTTCTTTAATCGCGTACTTGGCCAAACAAAAGCCAATGCACTACCCATCCAAATCGAGAACAAGCGAGTATCTGTCCCATAATACACACGGGTAGGATCGCCATTTGGCGAGTATAGCACCATCATCAAAATCGCTGATGCAATAGCTGTACCCATAATGACATAAAAAATATTTTTTTTCTTACGGACAAATACCATCAGTAATACAAAGATGATCGGCCAGATCAGATAGTTTTGCGCCTCTACTGCTAAGGACCAAATATGGGTAAATGGCGACTCATTTGCAAAACGATCAAAATAGGATAATCCATTATTGATCTGCCACCAGTTATTAACATAGAATAAACTGCTGAGTACAACGCCCCGAAGATTATTCAACAATCCTCGCTGGAATAGCGTAATATATGCTGAAGCAGTAATAAGCAAGAAAACGAGCCCAGGATACAATCGTTTCATTCGTCGAACATAAAATTGCCAAATATTGATTTTACCATTTTGGTCCCACTCTTGTCGTAATAGATCGGTGATAAGATAACCTGAAACGACAAAAAATATCGGAACTCCGAGGTAACCACCCTTCATACTTGTTGGCAACAAGTGGTATAAAATAACT from Enterococcus mundtii includes the following:
- a CDS encoding exonuclease SbcCD subunit D, which codes for MRFLHTADWHIGKKLQGYDLLKEQEHVLSEILTIAKKEKVDAIVIAGDLYDRSIPAVEAVEMFNRLMIDWNLNEKFPIFAISGNHDSSVRLSAGTEWFSQTKFFLHTRFAESFQPIDYQNTQFFLLPYFEPISARSYFEDDTIRTVQQAMEKVVDQMQLAFDPAKKQVLVSHFFVTGSKKSDSETKIEVGGLDAIPGGLLEPFDYVALGHLHNQAALQQENARYSGSPLKFSLSEINQKKGVWIVDLTDTLVLDFQEITPLYDIAEVTASFKELLDPSFYHTINRENYLQIYLKDRAVIPNMMNQLRAIYPRILGVERVNGRHRSTSKRQTLEIKQPKKLAETFFTEMVGEPMTEQQMSWLEETLQELTETE
- a CDS encoding lysophospholipid acyltransferase family protein; protein product: MFYRFMRGLVKVILAVINGNARYENKEVLPKDENYILVAPHRTWWDPLYLAVAASPKSFSFMAKEELFKKPVLRFILTRSNAFPVKRDNPGPSVIKTPVKILKSTDLGLIMFPSGTRHATELKGGMALIAKMAKVKIVPAVYQGPLTLGDLFKRKRVIVRFGEPIDLSDIKKTDKEGMAEIERRTQAAFDKLDKEVNPDFKYEIIKKNETE
- a CDS encoding tRNA1(Val) (adenine(37)-N6)-methyltransferase; the encoded protein is MLHEHERIDQLYAKDIKIIQSSQVFSFSLDAVLLAHFARAPKTGQIVDLCSGNGAVGLFLSKQTQAKIDAIELQPRLADMARRSISLNHLEQQMTVHTIDLKESLTVVRHNSCDLVVCNPPYFKGLPTNKKNPNEHLAIARHEIHTTLEEVIQISGKLLKTNGRLALVHRPERFLEILTLMQTYQIAPKRVQFVYPKVGKEANILLIEGIKQGKADGFKVSPPLFTYDTQGEYTPELREMLYGE
- a CDS encoding GIY-YIG nuclease family protein produces the protein MENNHYFYVLHCRDNTFYGGYTTDLARRLQEHNNGTGAKYTRLQKRRPVKMIHAEGYATRSEATKAEAAFKKQTRRQKETYLKTHPSLSLPDQTE
- a CDS encoding acyltransferase family protein, yielding MEKQKRLKNSRYITGFDGIRSLAVIGVILYHLLPTSMKGGYLGVPIFFVVSGYLITDLLRQEWDQNGKINIWQFYVRRMKRLYPGLVFLLITASAYITLFQRGLLNNLRGVVLSSLFYVNNWWQINNGLSYFDRFANESPFTHIWSLAVEAQNYLIWPIIFVLLMVFVRKKKNIFYVIMGTAIASAILMMVLYSPNGDPTRVYYGTDTRLFSIWMGSALAFVWPSTRLKKNIPKQAKKVLNLAGFTSLITLILFFFFLDDHLSFIYYGGFFLVSLLCMVLVAVTAHPGASLNRWLTNPVFSWIGKRSYGIYLYQFPVMIFYEAKVSGIADHVLLHTVIEITLILLISELSYRFIERPLARFDYSQTVRVVKGWFTKPIFSWKKPWVVPGTLVVAIALVGFVTAPKNAVTADQEQLQKNIAESKKLAEKSQNNQGNNVAPIDQAILDKYDLTKAQGEKAQQLELTAFGDSVMLDAAADLKELYPQVVVDGDVGRQLYTSLPYIEELKNRDLLKDTVLIGLGTNGSFSEAQFDSLMNAIGDRKVYWVNVRVPTKRWQNEVNAMLTEMEKKYDNMTVIDWYGYSNGHSEWFYDDQVHPNPDGMLNYIHLVSEALLGGTKESETSKTSETSSTSTSDTLSDSTQVSE